The following proteins come from a genomic window of Streptomyces sp. NBC_01716:
- a CDS encoding esterase/lipase family protein, which translates to MKIPPFSELFSPFPSVVRRPAAWELPVTLLRASILEMAILAGHLVLYPVGIANERPAPDLPPEAAALPTEGRSKRPVLLLHGFVDNRSVFVLLRRSLARHGWRHLESLNFSPLTSDIRLAAEVLGRRIEEVCARTGHREVDIVGHSLGGLIARYYVQRLGGDVRVRTLVTMGTPHAGTGAIPFASAHPVVRQMRPGSDLIEELREPAPGCRTRFVSFWSDLDQVMSPVEGARIEHPDLDTQNVGVTGIGHLALPVHPAVAAGIRYVLEHDDSDGLAELIEWAEWAGSAAESAGDQADGAISVA; encoded by the coding sequence ATGAAGATCCCGCCTTTCTCCGAGCTCTTCTCGCCCTTCCCGTCTGTCGTCCGGCGGCCCGCGGCCTGGGAACTGCCCGTCACGCTCCTGCGGGCATCGATCCTGGAGATGGCGATCCTCGCGGGACACCTGGTCCTCTATCCCGTTGGTATCGCCAACGAACGCCCGGCACCCGACCTGCCGCCCGAGGCCGCCGCACTGCCCACGGAGGGCCGCTCCAAGCGCCCGGTCCTGCTTCTGCACGGTTTCGTGGACAATCGCTCCGTCTTCGTCCTGCTGCGCCGCTCCCTGGCCCGGCACGGCTGGCGCCACCTCGAATCGCTCAATTTCTCGCCGCTGACCAGCGACATCCGGCTGGCCGCCGAAGTGCTCGGCCGGCGTATCGAAGAGGTCTGCGCCCGTACGGGGCACCGCGAGGTCGACATCGTCGGCCACAGCCTCGGTGGCCTGATCGCCCGGTACTACGTACAGCGACTGGGCGGGGACGTACGGGTACGGACCCTGGTCACCATGGGCACACCCCACGCGGGTACCGGCGCCATCCCGTTCGCCAGCGCGCACCCCGTCGTCCGGCAGATGCGGCCCGGCTCGGACCTCATCGAGGAGCTGCGGGAGCCGGCGCCCGGCTGCCGGACCCGGTTCGTCAGCTTCTGGAGCGATCTCGACCAGGTCATGTCACCGGTGGAGGGTGCCCGCATCGAGCACCCGGATCTCGACACGCAGAACGTGGGCGTGACCGGTATCGGCCACCTCGCCCTGCCGGTGCACCCGGCCGTCGCCGCCGGCATCCGCTATGTCCTGGAGCACGACGACAGCGACGGGCTGGCAGAGCTCATCGAATGGGCCGAATGGGCGGGAAGCGCGGCGGAGAGCGCCGGGGACCAGGCCGACGGCGCGATATCGGTGGCCTGA
- a CDS encoding peptidoglycan DD-metalloendopeptidase family protein has protein sequence MNDQHPHAGYAAHDGYSSGSFDSDPLFGALPGTSPTGTVTYDADQSGQYDSAQWNAGYDPYATQAPQAPQVQYEAYDAYAAQPQQPQPSYDTTGQWDANAWNEANQAASYGYDATGQGVQADQWAAPVADTGAYDATAWNSGAPAAQPDVPFQAETPYYGDNAAYESYESAPYEPAAYEPAAYEPEIEHRQETEYTQAEFTQSEYETPEYEQPAYEAPAHGDEHEYDTPGPEPEQASESEAEFDPDYSEHSEHADRLVGAAAATITPRPVRRAAGGSRSRRRSPAKRSALLTVAVPSACVMGVAGIAAASVGGLGAADETKDDSTTALTASDAAAIKPAAVNNKLDTQLAALDADARDFGDRASRTQERIDLKERQAAEKKKREELAAAREAARPKFAIPVANHALSAYYGQAGVNWMSMHTGIDFPVAYGTPVMAATDGTVRTQWNSAYGNMAIVTAPDGTETWYCHLSSTKIRSGSVKAGDEIAYSGNSGNSTGPHLHFEVRPGGGAAIDPLPWLRGHGLSI, from the coding sequence GTGAACGACCAGCACCCCCACGCCGGATACGCCGCCCACGACGGCTACTCCTCAGGCAGTTTCGACAGCGACCCGCTCTTCGGCGCGCTTCCGGGCACGAGCCCGACGGGCACGGTCACTTACGACGCGGACCAGAGCGGTCAGTACGACTCGGCGCAGTGGAACGCGGGTTACGACCCCTACGCGACGCAGGCACCGCAGGCACCCCAGGTTCAGTACGAGGCGTACGACGCGTACGCGGCACAGCCCCAGCAGCCCCAGCCGTCGTACGACACGACGGGTCAGTGGGACGCGAACGCCTGGAACGAGGCGAACCAGGCGGCCAGTTACGGCTACGACGCGACCGGCCAGGGCGTCCAGGCCGACCAGTGGGCGGCGCCCGTCGCCGACACCGGCGCGTACGACGCCACCGCCTGGAACTCGGGCGCACCGGCCGCGCAGCCGGACGTACCGTTCCAGGCCGAGACTCCGTACTACGGCGACAACGCGGCGTACGAGTCCTACGAGTCGGCCCCGTACGAGCCCGCCGCCTACGAACCGGCCGCGTACGAGCCCGAGATCGAGCACCGGCAGGAAACCGAGTACACGCAGGCGGAATTCACGCAGTCCGAGTACGAGACGCCGGAGTACGAGCAGCCCGCATACGAGGCGCCCGCCCACGGCGACGAGCACGAGTACGACACGCCCGGTCCGGAGCCTGAACAGGCGTCGGAATCCGAGGCGGAGTTCGATCCGGACTACTCCGAACATTCCGAGCACGCGGACCGACTTGTCGGGGCCGCCGCCGCGACCATCACCCCGCGCCCCGTCCGCCGGGCGGCCGGAGGCAGCCGCAGCAGGCGCCGTTCACCGGCGAAGCGTTCGGCTCTGCTGACCGTCGCGGTCCCCTCCGCCTGTGTGATGGGTGTCGCCGGTATCGCCGCCGCCTCGGTCGGCGGACTCGGCGCCGCCGACGAGACCAAGGACGACTCGACCACCGCCCTCACCGCGTCGGACGCGGCGGCGATCAAACCGGCCGCGGTCAACAACAAGCTCGACACCCAACTCGCCGCTCTCGACGCCGACGCACGTGACTTCGGGGACCGCGCCAGCCGCACCCAGGAGCGCATCGACCTCAAGGAGCGTCAGGCGGCCGAGAAGAAGAAGCGCGAGGAACTGGCCGCGGCCCGCGAGGCCGCCCGCCCCAAGTTCGCCATTCCCGTGGCGAATCACGCCCTCAGCGCGTACTACGGCCAGGCCGGCGTCAACTGGATGTCGATGCACACGGGCATCGACTTCCCCGTCGCGTACGGCACGCCGGTGATGGCGGCGACGGACGGCACCGTCCGTACGCAGTGGAACAGCGCCTACGGCAACATGGCGATCGTCACGGCCCCCGACGGCACCGAGACCTGGTACTGCCACCTCAGCAGCACGAAGATCCGCTCCGGCTCGGTCAAGGCCGGTGACGAGATCGCGTACTCCGGGAACTCGGGCAACTCCACCGGTCCGCACCTGCACTTCGAGGTACGGCCCGGCGGCGGCGCGGCGATCGACCCGCTCCCCTGGCTCCGGGGCCACGGCCTCAGCATCTGA
- a CDS encoding response regulator transcription factor, with the protein MTGTSGTGGDGGGEEAGTRRVRVVLVDDHRMFRTGVQAEIGQTATTGVEVVGEAADVDQAVTVITATRPEVVLLDVHLPGGGGVEVLRRCAPLMTAADDPVRFLALSVSDAAEDVIGVIRGGARGYVTKTITGTDLVDSIFRVQDGDAVFSPRLAGFVLDAFASTDAPPVDEDMDRLTQREREVLRLIARGYAYKEIAKQLFISVKTVESHVSAVLRKLQLSNRHELTRWATARRLV; encoded by the coding sequence ATGACCGGCACCAGCGGGACGGGCGGCGACGGCGGCGGGGAAGAGGCCGGGACCAGGCGGGTGCGCGTGGTGCTGGTCGACGACCACCGGATGTTCCGCACCGGCGTACAGGCCGAGATCGGGCAGACCGCGACGACGGGCGTGGAGGTCGTCGGCGAGGCCGCCGACGTCGACCAGGCCGTCACGGTCATCACGGCGACCCGCCCCGAGGTCGTCCTGCTCGACGTCCACCTGCCCGGCGGCGGCGGCGTGGAGGTCCTGCGCCGCTGCGCCCCGCTGATGACGGCGGCCGATGACCCGGTGCGCTTCCTGGCGCTCTCGGTGTCCGACGCGGCGGAGGACGTCATCGGCGTGATCCGCGGCGGCGCGCGCGGCTATGTCACCAAGACGATCACCGGCACGGACCTGGTGGACTCGATCTTCCGCGTCCAGGACGGCGACGCGGTCTTCTCGCCGCGGCTGGCGGGCTTCGTGCTGGACGCCTTCGCGTCGACGGACGCGCCGCCGGTGGACGAGGACATGGACCGTCTCACGCAGCGCGAGCGCGAGGTGCTGCGGCTGATCGCGCGCGGTTACGCGTACAAGGAGATCGCGAAGCAGCTCTTCATCTCGGTGAAGACGGTCGAGTCGCACGTCTCGGCGGTGCTGCGCAAGCTCCAGCTCTCCAACCGGCACGAACTCACGCGGTGGGCGACGGCGCGCAGGCTGGTGTGA
- a CDS encoding WD40 repeat domain-containing protein: MTALGEMLKGPSSRSLWERLCPLLEALDETELAAAATILRSWPPERRPMPDSWWSELLAGGRRPYHASAGTRRLGRLVDVEAARVPAEPDADRDEYEEANGAADEPYEPEEPVAFPYGASAVAVPSDLRRPVFGAVAEWHHNGGDIVGWSTVASAPPTMYLGGADYHDNPLDIQMSPDGGIVAASVECRWHAWSSDGEELWSLDPADLWPEAVADDDGDEGGDDLVGIDVPVRFSFDADGRRLAVGRLRGGPVTVLDARTGHVLAPGPDGGPWDGEGPVALDAAGRLLAHARGSRVVVRDVGGGAVLADADTGLVTIHALAMAPDGSGLFAAGADGKDNPTVCSLALALSPSRTAAGAAILTAAEPVRAERAPDGMVATDPLSVVTARAVWTANGPLAFMSSDVGDVLFGADGRVLRVSAGASVAAFTPDGRALITVGCADQDEMDPIDVWFLDAMDPAAGAAGGNGRTGEAGQAGRTLP; the protein is encoded by the coding sequence ATGACCGCTCTCGGGGAAATGCTGAAGGGGCCCTCTTCCAGGTCGCTTTGGGAGCGGCTCTGCCCGCTGCTCGAAGCGCTGGACGAGACGGAGCTGGCCGCCGCCGCCACGATTCTGCGGAGCTGGCCGCCCGAGCGGCGGCCGATGCCGGACAGCTGGTGGAGCGAGCTGCTGGCGGGCGGGAGGCGGCCGTATCACGCGTCGGCGGGGACGCGCAGGCTCGGCCGGCTGGTCGACGTGGAGGCGGCCCGGGTGCCGGCGGAGCCGGACGCGGACCGGGACGAGTACGAGGAGGCGAACGGCGCTGCCGACGAGCCGTACGAGCCGGAGGAACCCGTGGCCTTCCCGTACGGCGCGTCAGCGGTGGCGGTCCCTTCCGATCTGCGGCGGCCGGTGTTCGGTGCGGTGGCCGAGTGGCATCACAACGGAGGGGACATCGTCGGCTGGAGCACGGTCGCGAGCGCCCCGCCGACCATGTATCTCGGCGGCGCCGACTACCACGACAATCCGCTCGACATCCAGATGTCGCCGGACGGCGGGATTGTCGCGGCGTCGGTGGAGTGCCGCTGGCACGCCTGGTCGTCCGATGGCGAGGAGCTGTGGTCGCTCGACCCGGCGGACCTCTGGCCGGAGGCGGTGGCTGACGACGACGGCGACGAGGGCGGGGACGACCTCGTGGGCATCGACGTCCCGGTGCGGTTCTCGTTCGACGCGGACGGGCGGCGCCTGGCCGTCGGGCGGCTGCGGGGCGGCCCCGTGACCGTCCTGGACGCGCGGACCGGGCACGTCCTGGCACCCGGCCCGGACGGGGGGCCGTGGGACGGCGAAGGGCCCGTCGCCCTGGACGCGGCCGGGCGGCTGCTGGCACACGCCCGCGGCAGCCGGGTGGTCGTACGGGACGTGGGCGGCGGCGCGGTGCTCGCCGACGCGGACACCGGGCTGGTCACGATCCACGCGCTGGCGATGGCACCGGACGGCAGCGGGCTCTTCGCCGCAGGGGCTGACGGCAAGGACAACCCGACGGTGTGCTCCCTGGCCCTGGCCCTGTCTCCCTCACGTACGGCGGCGGGGGCGGCGATCCTCACCGCGGCTGAGCCGGTACGGGCCGAGCGGGCGCCCGACGGCATGGTCGCCACCGACCCGCTGTCGGTGGTCACCGCGCGGGCGGTCTGGACCGCCAACGGACCGCTCGCCTTCATGTCGTCCGACGTCGGGGACGTCCTCTTCGGCGCCGACGGCCGGGTGCTGCGGGTGTCGGCGGGGGCGAGCGTCGCCGCCTTCACCCCCGACGGCCGGGCCCTGATCACCGTCGGGTGCGCGGACCAGGACGAGATGGACCCGATCGACGTCTGGTTCCTCGACGCCATGGACCCGGCGGCAGGGGCCGCCGGCGGGAACGGCCGGACCGGTGAAGCCGGTCAGGCCGGGCGCACGCTGCCGTAG
- the pcrA gene encoding DNA helicase PcrA, which produces MSSLFDDSFLADLQPSAEEPPPPPEDTAPEQVPDDLFGGKFDVPPPRDPHHRDGAPRTVVDPAALLEGLNEEQRAAVVHTGSPLLIVAGAGSGKTRVLTHRIAHLLGTRRVHPGEILAITFTNKAAGEMKERVEQLVGPRAAAMWVMTFHSACVRILRRESKRLGFTSSFSIYDAADSKRLMALVCRDLDLDPKRHPPKSFSAKISNLKNELIDEETFAGQASDPFEKTLAEAYRMYQGRLREANALDFDDIIMTTVHLLQAFPDVAEHYRRRFRHVLVDEYQDTNHAQYTLVRELVGPSGEGHDPAELCVVGDADQSIYAFRGATIRNILQFEEDYPDATTILLEQNYRSTQTILSAANAVIERNESRRPKNLWTNAGAGALITGYVADTEHDEAQFVADEIDRMTDASEAKAGDVAVFYRTNAQSRVFEEIFIRVGLPYKVVGGVRFYERKEVRDVLAYLRVLANPEDSVPLRRILNVPKRGIGDRAEAMIDALSAREKISFAQALRRVDEAYGMAARSSNAVKRFNTLMEELRTVVESGAGPATVLEAVLERTGYLAELQASTDPQDETRIENLQELAAVALEFEQERAQAAGTDATAADEPAPDAPAPDAPAAATPGTLAEFLERVALVADSDQIPDEDEEGSGVITLMTLHTAKGLEFPVVFLTGLEDGVFPHMRALGQAKELEEERRLAYVGITRARERLYLTRSSMRSAWGQPSYNPPSRFLEEIPGEHLEWKRTGPMAAPAGPTSGITSSLSTSRTRSGPAGFATRRATEKPVISLAVGDRVTHDQFGLGTVVTVTGSGADAQATIDFGDSKPKRLLLRYAPVDKL; this is translated from the coding sequence ATGAGCAGCCTCTTTGACGACAGCTTCCTGGCGGACCTCCAGCCCTCGGCCGAGGAGCCCCCGCCGCCACCCGAGGACACCGCTCCGGAACAGGTGCCCGACGATCTCTTCGGAGGGAAGTTCGACGTGCCCCCGCCCCGGGATCCGCACCACCGCGACGGCGCCCCGCGCACCGTCGTGGACCCGGCGGCGCTGCTCGAAGGGCTGAACGAGGAGCAGCGCGCCGCCGTCGTGCACACCGGATCGCCGCTGCTCATCGTGGCCGGCGCGGGCTCGGGCAAGACCCGGGTGCTGACCCACCGGATCGCGCATCTGCTGGGGACCCGCCGGGTGCATCCGGGCGAAATACTGGCGATCACGTTCACCAACAAGGCCGCCGGCGAGATGAAGGAGCGTGTCGAGCAGCTCGTCGGCCCGCGTGCCGCCGCCATGTGGGTGATGACGTTCCACAGTGCCTGCGTGCGGATCCTGCGCCGCGAGTCGAAGCGGCTCGGCTTCACGTCGTCGTTCTCGATCTACGACGCGGCCGACTCCAAGCGGCTCATGGCCCTGGTCTGCCGCGATCTGGACCTCGACCCCAAGCGGCACCCCCCGAAGTCCTTCAGCGCCAAGATCTCGAACCTGAAGAACGAGCTGATCGACGAGGAGACCTTCGCCGGTCAGGCGAGTGACCCCTTCGAGAAGACGCTGGCCGAGGCGTACCGGATGTACCAGGGGCGGCTGCGCGAGGCCAACGCCCTGGACTTCGACGACATCATCATGACGACGGTCCATCTGCTCCAGGCGTTCCCGGACGTCGCGGAGCACTACCGCCGCCGCTTCCGCCATGTCCTGGTGGACGAGTACCAGGACACCAACCACGCGCAGTACACCCTCGTGCGTGAGCTGGTCGGCCCCTCGGGCGAGGGACACGACCCGGCGGAGCTGTGCGTGGTCGGTGACGCGGACCAGTCCATCTACGCGTTCCGGGGCGCCACGATCCGTAACATCCTCCAGTTCGAGGAGGACTACCCGGACGCCACGACGATCCTGCTGGAGCAGAACTACCGCTCCACGCAGACGATCCTCAGCGCGGCCAACGCCGTCATCGAGCGCAACGAGAGCCGGCGGCCCAAGAATCTCTGGACGAACGCGGGAGCTGGTGCCCTGATCACGGGGTACGTGGCGGACACCGAGCACGACGAGGCGCAGTTCGTCGCCGACGAGATCGACCGTATGACGGACGCGTCGGAGGCCAAGGCGGGCGACGTCGCCGTCTTCTACCGGACGAACGCGCAGTCACGTGTCTTCGAAGAGATCTTCATCCGCGTCGGCCTCCCGTACAAGGTCGTCGGCGGCGTGCGCTTCTACGAGCGCAAGGAGGTCCGCGATGTGCTGGCCTATCTGCGCGTGCTCGCCAACCCCGAGGACAGCGTCCCGCTGCGCCGGATCCTGAACGTGCCCAAGCGCGGCATCGGCGACCGCGCCGAGGCGATGATCGACGCGCTCTCGGCGCGGGAGAAGATCTCCTTCGCGCAGGCGCTGCGCCGGGTCGACGAGGCGTACGGCATGGCGGCCCGTTCGTCGAACGCCGTGAAGCGCTTCAACACGCTGATGGAGGAGTTGCGTACGGTCGTCGAGTCGGGCGCCGGTCCTGCGACGGTCCTGGAGGCCGTGCTCGAACGGACCGGCTATCTGGCGGAGTTGCAGGCGTCGACCGACCCGCAGGACGAGACGCGGATCGAGAACTTGCAGGAACTGGCCGCCGTGGCACTGGAGTTCGAGCAGGAGAGGGCCCAGGCGGCGGGGACGGACGCGACGGCGGCAGACGAACCCGCCCCGGATGCCCCGGCCCCGGACGCGCCCGCCGCGGCGACGCCCGGCACGCTCGCCGAGTTCCTGGAGCGGGTCGCGCTCGTCGCCGACTCCGACCAGATCCCCGACGAGGACGAGGAAGGCTCCGGTGTCATCACGCTGATGACGCTGCACACGGCGAAGGGGCTCGAATTCCCGGTCGTCTTCCTGACGGGCCTGGAGGACGGCGTCTTCCCGCACATGCGCGCGCTCGGCCAGGCGAAGGAGCTGGAGGAGGAGCGCAGACTGGCGTACGTCGGCATCACGCGCGCCCGCGAGCGGCTCTATCTGACCCGGTCGTCGATGCGCAGCGCGTGGGGCCAGCCTTCGTACAATCCGCCGTCCCGCTTCCTGGAGGAGATCCCCGGCGAGCATCTGGAGTGGAAGCGCACCGGGCCGATGGCCGCCCCGGCGGGACCGACGTCGGGAATCACGTCCTCGCTGTCCACTTCCCGCACCCGGTCGGGCCCGGCGGGCTTCGCCACACGGCGCGCGACCGAGAAGCCGGTCATCTCGCTCGCGGTGGGGGACCGGGTCACGCACGACCAGTTCGGCCTCGGGACGGTCGTCACGGTGACGGGGTCGGGCGCCGACGCGCAGGCGACGATCGACTTCGGGGACTCCAAGCCGAAGCGGCTGCTGCTGCGGTACGCGCCGGTCGACAAGCTGTAA
- a CDS encoding C40 family peptidase, which produces MPALASHRKTRARTGIRANTPAVGFTTAALASVTLLSTQSATAAPAEPKPSIEEVQKKVDDLYRQAGTATQQYNKAKEATDTQRKSVDRVLDDVAKSADKVNEARRALGTYAAAQYRAGAVGPTAALMFADSPESYFEQTQLMDRLTERQQGAVEDFQKEQRSAAKQRAKATKSLETLTESQASLKEGKQKVQNKLAAARSLLSELTAEEKARLAALEREKEQEARRKAEAKAKEEAAERKGQEEARQEEAPATGGDTGTGTGTGTGTGSGATDGTYAAKAEKVLAFARAQIGKPYVWGATGPSSYDCSGLTAAAWKEAGVQLPRTTWDQVNVGKRVATADLLPGDLVFFYDDISHVGIYKGDGKMIHAPKPGANVREESIYYMPIYGSVRPA; this is translated from the coding sequence ATGCCGGCCTTGGCATCGCATCGCAAGACGCGCGCTCGCACCGGAATACGGGCGAACACCCCCGCCGTCGGTTTCACGACGGCCGCCCTCGCCTCGGTGACGCTGCTCTCGACGCAGAGCGCCACCGCCGCGCCGGCCGAGCCCAAGCCCTCGATCGAAGAAGTACAGAAGAAGGTCGATGACCTGTACCGGCAGGCCGGTACGGCGACGCAGCAGTACAACAAGGCGAAGGAAGCGACCGACACCCAGCGCAAGTCGGTCGACCGGGTCCTGGACGACGTCGCCAAGAGCGCCGACAAGGTGAACGAGGCGCGGCGCGCCCTCGGTACGTATGCCGCGGCGCAGTACCGCGCGGGCGCAGTCGGTCCGACGGCCGCCCTGATGTTCGCCGACAGCCCCGAGTCGTACTTCGAGCAGACCCAGCTGATGGACCGGCTGACCGAGCGCCAGCAGGGGGCGGTCGAGGACTTCCAGAAGGAGCAGCGGTCCGCGGCCAAGCAGCGCGCCAAGGCGACGAAGAGCCTGGAGACGCTGACGGAGTCGCAGGCCTCCCTCAAGGAGGGCAAGCAGAAGGTCCAGAACAAGCTCGCTGCGGCGCGGTCTCTGCTCTCCGAGCTGACGGCCGAGGAGAAGGCGCGGCTCGCTGCCCTGGAGCGGGAGAAGGAGCAGGAGGCGCGCCGCAAGGCCGAGGCGAAGGCCAAGGAGGAGGCCGCGGAGCGCAAGGGCCAGGAGGAGGCGCGGCAGGAGGAGGCGCCCGCGACCGGCGGCGACACGGGCACGGGCACCGGTACGGGGACCGGCACCGGCTCGGGCGCCACGGACGGTACGTACGCGGCCAAGGCCGAGAAGGTCCTCGCCTTCGCCCGCGCCCAGATCGGCAAGCCGTACGTGTGGGGCGCCACCGGCCCCAGCTCGTACGACTGCTCGGGGCTGACGGCCGCCGCCTGGAAGGAGGCGGGCGTGCAGCTGCCGCGTACGACCTGGGACCAGGTGAATGTCGGCAAGCGCGTCGCCACGGCGGACCTGCTCCCCGGCGACCTGGTGTTCTTCTACGACGACATCAGCCACGTCGGCATCTACAAGGGCGACGGCAAGATGATCCACGCGCCGAAGCCGGGCGCGAACGTCCGCGAGGAGTCGATCTACTACATGCCGATCTACGGCAGCGTGCGCCCGGCCTGA
- a CDS encoding C40 family peptidase codes for MAAHRRPRFNSRPFSGPYGRTAATLALAGAATATGLEGAAQAEPQLTPAQVKAKVDKLYHEAETATEKYNGAKEKAAEASASLEKLSDEAARRTARLNVSRNALGSIATAQYRAGGLDPAVQLALSSDPDEYLRGAALAERSGFQQAQAVNRMRAQLGELGRLRKKADTKADELKSRQAALATNKSTVRKKLADAEKLLARLTAAERARYAGDTGPADPRADRAQSRAGAVPAPNGRAAAAIAYARGALGKPYVWGATGPDGFDCSGLTQAAWRAAGVALPRTTYTQINAGRRVARSQLAPGDLVFFYSGISHVGLYVGGGQMIHAPRPGTGVRLAPIDQMPFAGATRPA; via the coding sequence GTGGCAGCGCACCGCCGACCCCGATTCAACTCCAGACCGTTCAGCGGGCCTTACGGCCGTACGGCGGCCACTCTCGCCCTCGCGGGGGCCGCGACGGCGACCGGGCTCGAAGGGGCCGCACAGGCCGAACCACAGCTCACCCCGGCCCAGGTGAAGGCGAAGGTCGACAAGCTCTACCACGAGGCCGAGACCGCCACCGAGAAGTACAACGGCGCCAAGGAGAAGGCCGCCGAGGCGAGCGCCTCGCTGGAGAAACTGAGCGACGAGGCCGCCCGGCGTACGGCCCGCCTCAACGTCTCGCGCAACGCGCTCGGCTCGATCGCCACCGCGCAGTACCGCGCGGGCGGCCTCGACCCCGCCGTACAGCTCGCCCTCAGCTCCGACCCCGACGAATACCTGCGCGGGGCCGCGCTCGCCGAACGCTCCGGCTTCCAGCAGGCCCAGGCCGTCAACAGAATGCGCGCCCAGCTCGGTGAACTCGGCCGCTTACGTAAGAAGGCCGACACGAAGGCCGACGAACTCAAGAGCCGCCAAGCCGCCCTGGCCACAAACAAGTCGACGGTCAGGAAGAAGCTCGCGGACGCCGAGAAGCTGCTCGCCCGGCTCACCGCCGCCGAACGCGCGCGGTACGCCGGCGACACCGGGCCGGCCGATCCACGCGCCGACCGCGCCCAGAGCCGCGCCGGGGCCGTACCGGCGCCCAACGGCCGCGCCGCCGCCGCGATCGCCTACGCGCGCGGAGCGCTCGGCAAGCCGTACGTGTGGGGCGCGACCGGGCCCGACGGGTTCGACTGCTCCGGTCTGACGCAGGCCGCCTGGCGCGCCGCCGGGGTCGCCCTCCCGCGCACCACCTACACCCAGATCAACGCGGGCCGACGGGTCGCCCGCTCCCAGCTCGCCCCCGGTGACCTGGTCTTCTTCTACTCCGGGATCTCCCACGTCGGGCTCTATGTCGGCGGCGGGCAGATGATCCACGCCCCCCGGCCGGGCACCGGGGTGCGGCTGGCCCCGATCGACCAGATGCCGTTCGCGGGCGCCACCCGCCCCGCGTAA